One segment of Solanum stenotomum isolate F172 chromosome 1, ASM1918654v1, whole genome shotgun sequence DNA contains the following:
- the LOC125867955 gene encoding 1-aminocyclopropane-1-carboxylate oxidase 5-like translates to MVEVHPAIIQDVEHRPKLTKTEAEGIPVIDISILNCPYTSTDAELESLVAEIRNACKKWGFFQVINHGVSLECREKIELASRQFFGLPKEEKIKVKRNEVNFIGYYDTELTKKIRDWKEVFDFTVEKTAMVPLSQVPNHKDLREFHNQWPQYPPGLREVCEEYIQEMQKLAYKLAEVISLSLCLPAKRLNEFFEDQVVFGRINHYPPCPVPHLALGVGRHKDAGLFTILSQDDTGGLEIKRKTDGEWIGVKPTPDAYIVNLGDATQVYSNGEYESVEHRVVLNTERSRFSIPFFVNPSHSTWIQPLEEKVNEKNPAKYKAYNWGMLYTHRRKHDPKTCDEENLPVDHFKA, encoded by the exons ATGGTAGAAGTCCATCCAGCAATCATCCAAGATGTTGAACACAGGCCAAAACTCACCAAAACTGAAGCAGAGGGCATTCCAGTGATTGATATCTCAATACTGAATTGTCCATATACATCGACTGACGCGGAGTTAGAAAGTCTAGTTGCTGAAATAAGAAATGCATGCAAGAAGTGGGGATTCTTCCAAGTGATCAATCATGGGGTGTCCTTAGAGTGCAGGGAAAAGATAGAACTGGCATCAAGACAGTTCTTTGGTTTACCTAAAGAGGAAAAGATAAAAGTGAAGAGAAATGAGGTGAACTTCATCGGATATTATGATACTGAGCTCACCAAAAAGATTAGGGACTGGAAAGAAGTCTTTGATTTTACTGTGGAGAAGACAGCTATGGTCCCACTTTCTCAAGTTCCTAATCACAAGGACCTCAGGGAGTTTCACAACCAATGGCCTCAGTACCCTCCAGGATTGAG GGAGGTGTGTGAAGAGTATATTCAAGAAATGCAAAAGTTGGCTTACAAGTTAGCAGAAGTGATATCACTCAGCTTATGCTTGCCAGCAAAAAGGCTGAATGAGTTCTTTGAAGACCAAGTTGTTTTTGGAAGGATAAATCATTATCCTCCTTGTCCTGTTCCTCATCTGGCTTTAGGAGTTGGTAGACACAAAGATGCTGGTTTATTCACCATTTTGTCTCAAGATGATACCGGAGGGCTTGAAATAAAGAGGAAAACTGATGGAGAATGGATAGGAGTTAAACCTACTCCTGATGCTTACATTGTAAATCTTGGTGACGCTACACAG GTGTATAGCAATGGTGAATATGAGAGTGTGGAACATCGCGTTGTGCTCAACACTGAAAGGAGTAGATTTTCAATTCCATTCTTCGTCAATCCATCACATAGTACTTGGATACAACCCTTGGAGGAGAAGGTCAATGAGAAGAACCCTGCAAAGTATAAGGCCTATAACTGGGGAATGCTTTACACTCATCGCAGAAAACACGATCCCAAGACCTGTGATGAGGAAAACCTTCCAGTTGATCATTTCAAGGCTTGA
- the LOC125867865 gene encoding receptor protein kinase TMK1-like isoform X1 — protein MKLKKPHLGFVCFLIFLSFVVSVYSQGSAATDAVVMQELKKGISPPSSLSWDDPDPCKWGKVQCAKDGRVTRIQVGNQGLKGSLPPNMNNLTELQVFEVQHNALTGAIPSFAGMNSLQSILLNNNGFTSIPSDFFEGMTNLQNVNLDSNSFSPWSVPESLKDATSLQSFSANSANITGKIPDFFGGDNFVSLTDLHLAFNNFEGPLPSNFSGSSIQTLWLNGLHSKLNGSIDVVQNMTALTQLWFSGNKFTGPLPDFSGLTHLRECNLRDNSFTGPVPDSLVNLPSLKMVNLTNNFFQGPTPKFPSSVLVDMLDNTNSFCLSQPGPCDSQVNTLLAVAKDVGYPTVFAENWKGNDPCSWIGITCDGGNITVLNFQKMGLTGTISPNYSSITSLQKLILANNFLTGTIPNELALLPNLKEFDVSNNQIYGKIPPFKSNVLVKYDGNVNIGKDNPPPVAPSGRTPSSPDGGGGGQTHGNGNKKSSTGVVVGSVIGGVCGAVAVAGLFVFCLYRSKRMRSGRVQSPHTVVIHPHHSGSDQDVVKITVAGSSVNGGTTETYSCGSSAPGDLHIVEAGNMVISIQVLRNVTNNFSEENILGRGGFGTVYKGELHDGTKIAVKRMESGVMSEKGLDEFTSEIAVLTKVRHRHLVALLGYCLDGNERLLVYEYMPQGTVSRYLFNWKDEGINPLEWTRRLIIALDVARGVEYLHGLAQQSFIHRDLKPSNILLGDDMRAKVADFGLVRLAPEGKTSLVTRLAGTFGYLAPEYAVTGRVTTKIDVFSFGVILMELITGRRALDESQPEESMHLVPWFRRMHINKETFRKAIDHTIDLDEETLASVSTVAELAGHCCAREPHQRPDMGHAVNVLSSLAELWKPAEVDEDEIYGIDYDMTLPQAVKKWQALEGMSGIDGSSSYIGSSENTQTSIPTRPSGFADSFTSVDGR, from the exons ATGAAGTTGAAGAAACCCCATCTGGGTTTTGTGTGTTTCTTGATATTCTTGTCGTTTGTTGTCTCTGTATACTCTCAGGGTAGTGCAGCAACAGATGCTGTAGTGATGCAAGAGTTGAAGAAGGGAATCAGCCCACCGAGTTCACTCAGCTGGGACGATCCAGACCCCTGTAAATGGGGTAAAGTTCAGTGTGCTAAAGATGGTCGTGTAACTAGGATTCAAGTAGGGAATCAAGGGCTAAAAGGTTCTCTACCACCAAACATGAATAACCTGACGGAACTGCAGGTGTTTGAGGTTCAACACAATGCACTTACTGGGGCGATTCCGAGTTTTGCTGGGATGAACTCGTTGCAGAGCATTCTTCTTAACAACAATGGGTTCACTTCAATTCCTAGCGACTTTTTTGAGGGTATGACTAATTTACAAAATGTTAACTTGGATTCCAATTCCTTTTCGCCATGGTCTGTACCAGAGAGTTTGAAAGATGCCACTTCTCTTCAAAGTTTCTCTGCTAATTCTGCTAATATTACTGGTAAAATCCCTGATTTCTTTGGTGGAGATAACTTTGTTAGTTTAACAGATTTGCATCTGGCCTTTAATAATTTTGAGGGTCCCCTGCCCTCGAATTTTTCGGGTTCTTCTATCCAAACGTTGTGGTTAAATGGTCTCCATAGTAAGTTGAATGGTTCAATAGATGTGGTACAGAACATGACCGCATTAACCCAACTCTGGTTTTCAGGCAATAAGTTTACAGGCCCTTTGCCTGATTTTTCGGGATTGACTCACTTGAGAGAGTGCAATTTGAGAGACAATAGCTTCACTGGTCCAGTGCCAGACTCATTGGTTAATCTTCCTTCGTTAAAGATGGTTAATTTGACAAACAACTTTTTTCAAGGGCCTACGCCAAAATTTCCATCTTCAGTGCTAGTGGATATGTTGGATAATACCAATAGTTTTTGTTTGTCACAGCCGGGTCCTTGTGACTCACAAGTTAATACGCTGTTGGCTGTGGCTAAGGATGTGGGGTATCCCACGGTGTTTGCTGAGAATTGGAAGGGGAATGATCCTTGTTCTTGGATTGGCATAACTTGTGATGGTGGGAACATTACAGTGCTGAATTTTCAGAAAATGGGACTTACTGGGACAATCTCTCCCAACTACTCGTCCATTACATCATTACAGAAGTTGATCCTAGCAAACAATTTTCTTACAGGAACTATTCCAAATGAGCTCGCATTGCTGCCAAACCTAAAGGAATTCGATGTTtctaacaatcaaatttacGGAAAAATCCCACCATTTAAGAGCAATGTATTGGTTAAATATGATGGCAATGTCAATATTGGGAAAGATAATCCACCTCCAGTTGCACCGTCCGGGAGAACTCCTAGTTCACCCGATGGGGGTGGAGGTGGACAAACTCATGGGAATGGTAATAAAAAATCTTCAACTGGAGTTGTTGTGGGCTCAGTGATAGGTGGTGTTTGTGGTGCGGTTGCAGTTGCTGGATTATTTGTGTTTTGTCTTTACAGGAGTAAGCGCATGCGGTCTGGTAGAGTTCAGAGTCCACACACAGTGGTTATTCATCCTCATCATTCAGGATCTGACCAAGATGTTGTTAAGATCACAGTTGCTGGTTCAAGTGTCAATGGAGGGACAACCGAAACGTACAGTTGTGGAAGCAGTGCACCTGGGGACTTGCACATTGTTGAGGCTGGTAACATGGTGATTTCCATCCAAGTTTTGAGGAATGTCACGAACAACTTCAGCGAGGAGAATATATTGGGGAGAGGTGGATTTGGAACTGTTTACAAGGGGGAGTTACATGATGGAACTAAAATTGCTGTTAAGAGGATGGAATCTGGAGTTATGAGCGAGAAGGGGTTGGATGAGTTCACGTCTGAGATTGCGGTGCTTACTAAGGTCCGTCACAGGCATTTGGTGGCACTGCTAGGATATTGCTTGGATGGAAACGAGAGGTTacttgtatatgaatatatgccACAAGGGACAGTCAGCAGGTATCTTTTCAACTGGAAGGATGAAGGGATAAATCCCCTCGAATGGACAAGGAGGCTAATCATTGCACTGGATGTTGCAAGGGGTGTTGAATATCTTCATGGTTTAGCTCAACAGAGCTTCATTCATAGAGATCTGAAGCCATCTAACATTCTTTTGGGAGATGATATGAGGGCTAAAGTTGCAGATTTTGGACTTGTTCGCCTTGCTCCTGAGGGAAAAACTTCATTGGTTACTAGGTTGGCTGGAACTTTTGGCTATCTTGCACCAGAGTATGCAG TTACGGGCCGAGTAACCACAAAGATTGATGTGTTTAGCTTTGGTGTAATTTTGATGGAGCTAATTACTGGAAGAAGAGCTCTGGATGAATCTCAGCCCGAGGAAAGCATGCATCTGGTCCCATGGTTCCGCAGAATGCATATAAATAAGGAGACATTCCGTAAGGCCATTGACCACACAATCGATCTTGATGAAGAAACTCTGGCCAGTGTCAGCACAGTTGCTGAGTTGGCTGGTCACTGCTGTGCTAGGGAACCCCATCAGAGACCAGACATGGGTCATGCTGTCAACGTGCTTTCCTCCCTGGCTGAGCTCTGGAAACCAGCAGAAGTGGACGAGGATGAAATATATGGAATCGATTATGACATGACGCTACCTCAAGCAGTTAAGAAGTGGCAGGCTCTCGAGGGAATGAGTGGCATTGACGGCTCTTCTTCATACATTGGCAGCAGTGAAAATACACAAACAAGTATACCCACTCGGCCATCTGGATTTGCCGATTCATTTACGTCAGTGGATGGACGATAA
- the LOC125867865 gene encoding receptor protein kinase TMK1-like isoform X2, whose protein sequence is MQELKKQIINPNSLNWNDPDPCKWDKVQCTKDGRVIRIQIGDQGLKGSLPSNINTLSELQVFEVQRNTFTGPLPSFSGLNSLQSILLNGNGFTSIPNDFFQGMTNLQSVYLDSNPFSSWTVPESLKSATSLQIFSAYYANITGKIPDFFGGNTFSSLTTLHLSFNNLEGPLPSSFSGSSIQSLWLNGIKGKLNGSIDVIQNMTRLTQLWFSGNEFTGPLPDFSGLTQLQDCNLRDNRFTGPVPDSLVNLPSLKVVNLTNNILQGPTPQFPSSVLVDMLDNTNSFCLSQPGPCDSRVSTLLDVVKDVGYPTEFAENWTGNDPCSRWLGITCDGGNITVLNFQKSGLTGTISPNLSSIKSIQRLILADNSLTGTIPNELTLLPNLTELDVSNNQLYGKIPQFKSSVVVKTEGNVNIGKDKPPTSAPGNTSPDGGGGGQTHGNGNKKSSTGVVVGSVIGGVCGAVAVAGLFVFCLYRSKRMRSGRVQSPHTVVIHPHHSGSDQDVVKITVAGSSVNGGTTETYSCGSSAPGDLHIVEAGNMVISIQVLRNVTNNFSEENILGRGGFGTVYKGELHDGTKIAVKRMESGVMSEKGLDEFTSEIAVLTKVRHRHLVALLGYCLDGNERLLVYEYMPQGTVSRYLFNWKDEGINPLEWTRRLIIALDVARGVEYLHGLAQQSFIHRDLKPSNILLGDDMRAKVADFGLVRLAPEGKTSLVTRLAGTFGYLAPEYAVTGRVTTKIDVFSFGVILMELITGRRALDESQPEESMHLVPWFRRMHINKETFRKAIDHTIDLDEETLASVSTVAELAGHCCAREPHQRPDMGHAVNVLSSLAELWKPAEVDEDEIYGIDYDMTLPQAVKKWQALEGMSGIDGSSSYIGSSENTQTSIPTRPSGFADSFTSVDGR, encoded by the exons ATGCAAGAATTGaagaaacaaataataaatccGAATTCACTTAACTGGAACGATCCAGATCCCTGTAAATGGGATAAAGTTCAATGTACTAAGGATGGTCGTGTAATTAGGATTCAAATAGGGGATCAAGGCCTAAAAGGTTCTCTCCCATCAAACATTAATACCCTTTCTGAATTGCAAGTTTTTGAAGTTCAAAGAAATACATTCACTGGGCCGCTCCCGAGTTTTTCTGGATTGAACTCATTGCAGAGCATTCTTCTTAATGGCAATGGGTTCACTTCAATTCCTAATGACTTTTTTCAAGGTATGACTAATTTGCAAAGTGTTTACTTGGATTCCAATCCCTTTTCGTCATGGACTGTACCAGAAAGTCTGAAAAGTGCTACTTCTCTTCAAATTTTCTCCGCTTATTATGCTAATATTACTGGTAAAATCCCTGATTTCTTTGGTGGAAATACTTTTTCTAGTTTAACAACTTTGCATTTGTCGTTTAATAATTTGGAGGGTCCTTTGCCCTCGAGCTTTTCGGGTTCTTCTATCCAATCGTTGTGGTTAAATGGTATTAAAGGTAAGTTGAATGGCTCAATAGATGTGATACAGAATATGACCAGATTAACACAACTCTGGTTTTCAGGCAATGAGTTTACAGGCCCTTTGCCTGATTTTTCGGGTTTAACTCAGTTGCAAGATTGTAATTTGAGAGATAATAGATTCACTGGTCCAGTGCCAGACTCTTTGGTTAATCTTCCTTCGTTAAAAGTGGTTAATTTGACAAACAACATTTTGCAAGGGCCTACGCCACAATTTCCATCTTCAGTGCTAGTGGATATGTTGGATAATACCAATAGTTTTTGTTTGTCACAGCCTGGTCCTTGTGACTCACGGGTTAGTACACTGTTGGATGTGGTTAAGGATGTAGGGTATCCCACGGAGTTTGCTGAGAATTGGACGGGGAATGATCCTTGTTCGCGTTGGCTGGGCATAACTTGTGATGGTGGAAACATTACAGTGCTGAATTTTCAGAAAAGTGGACTTACTGGGACAATCTCTCCCAACTTGTCGTCCATTAAGTCAATACAGAGGTTGATCCTAGCAGACAATTCTCTTACAGGAACTATTCCAAATGAGCTCACATTACTGCCAAACTTAACGGAATTGGATGTTTCTAACAATCAACTTTACGGAAAAATCCCACAATTTAAGAGCAGTGTAGTGGTTAAAACTGAAGGCAACGTCAATATTGGGAAAGATAAGCCACCTACATCTGCACCTGGAAACAC TTCACCCGATGGGGGTGGAGGTGGACAAACTCATGGGAATGGTAATAAAAAATCTTCAACTGGAGTTGTTGTGGGCTCAGTGATAGGTGGTGTTTGTGGTGCGGTTGCAGTTGCTGGATTATTTGTGTTTTGTCTTTACAGGAGTAAGCGCATGCGGTCTGGTAGAGTTCAGAGTCCACACACAGTGGTTATTCATCCTCATCATTCAGGATCTGACCAAGATGTTGTTAAGATCACAGTTGCTGGTTCAAGTGTCAATGGAGGGACAACCGAAACGTACAGTTGTGGAAGCAGTGCACCTGGGGACTTGCACATTGTTGAGGCTGGTAACATGGTGATTTCCATCCAAGTTTTGAGGAATGTCACGAACAACTTCAGCGAGGAGAATATATTGGGGAGAGGTGGATTTGGAACTGTTTACAAGGGGGAGTTACATGATGGAACTAAAATTGCTGTTAAGAGGATGGAATCTGGAGTTATGAGCGAGAAGGGGTTGGATGAGTTCACGTCTGAGATTGCGGTGCTTACTAAGGTCCGTCACAGGCATTTGGTGGCACTGCTAGGATATTGCTTGGATGGAAACGAGAGGTTacttgtatatgaatatatgccACAAGGGACAGTCAGCAGGTATCTTTTCAACTGGAAGGATGAAGGGATAAATCCCCTCGAATGGACAAGGAGGCTAATCATTGCACTGGATGTTGCAAGGGGTGTTGAATATCTTCATGGTTTAGCTCAACAGAGCTTCATTCATAGAGATCTGAAGCCATCTAACATTCTTTTGGGAGATGATATGAGGGCTAAAGTTGCAGATTTTGGACTTGTTCGCCTTGCTCCTGAGGGAAAAACTTCATTGGTTACTAGGTTGGCTGGAACTTTTGGCTATCTTGCACCAGAGTATGCAG TTACGGGCCGAGTAACCACAAAGATTGATGTGTTTAGCTTTGGTGTAATTTTGATGGAGCTAATTACTGGAAGAAGAGCTCTGGATGAATCTCAGCCCGAGGAAAGCATGCATCTGGTCCCATGGTTCCGCAGAATGCATATAAATAAGGAGACATTCCGTAAGGCCATTGACCACACAATCGATCTTGATGAAGAAACTCTGGCCAGTGTCAGCACAGTTGCTGAGTTGGCTGGTCACTGCTGTGCTAGGGAACCCCATCAGAGACCAGACATGGGTCATGCTGTCAACGTGCTTTCCTCCCTGGCTGAGCTCTGGAAACCAGCAGAAGTGGACGAGGATGAAATATATGGAATCGATTATGACATGACGCTACCTCAAGCAGTTAAGAAGTGGCAGGCTCTCGAGGGAATGAGTGGCATTGACGGCTCTTCTTCATACATTGGCAGCAGTGAAAATACACAAACAAGTATACCCACTCGGCCATCTGGATTTGCCGATTCATTTACGTCAGTGGATGGACGATAA